In one window of Candidatus Deferrimicrobiaceae bacterium DNA:
- a CDS encoding alpha-ketoacid dehydrogenase subunit beta, producing MAEKSYRDAIREALQEEMARDERVLILGEEVGVWGGSYAVTRGLYDVFGARRVIDTPIAEAEFIGAAVGMAMGGLRPVAELMTINFSLIAIDQIVNNAAKIHYMFGGQVKVPLVIRMPAGWGQLGATHSQTFEGWFAHVPGLIVAMPGTPYDAKGMLKSAIRSDNPVVFIEHARLYGMKGEVPDGEYTLPFGVSDVKRTGKDVTIVTWSRMLQVSLAAAETLSKEGIECEVIDLRTLRPLDLAPVYASVEKTHRVLVVEEDWTTLGMGAEIAARIAHDRFDQLDAPVERLGQTEVPVPYAKNLEALMFPDEPRVAETVRKLIG from the coding sequence ATGGCTGAGAAAAGCTACCGGGATGCGATCCGCGAGGCGCTGCAGGAAGAGATGGCGCGCGACGAGCGCGTCCTCATCCTGGGCGAGGAGGTCGGCGTCTGGGGCGGCAGCTACGCGGTCACCCGGGGGTTGTACGACGTGTTCGGAGCGCGTCGCGTCATCGACACGCCGATCGCCGAGGCCGAATTCATCGGTGCCGCCGTCGGGATGGCGATGGGGGGGCTGCGCCCGGTCGCGGAGCTCATGACGATCAACTTTTCGCTGATCGCGATCGACCAGATCGTCAACAACGCGGCCAAGATCCACTACATGTTCGGCGGGCAGGTGAAGGTGCCGCTCGTCATCCGGATGCCGGCGGGGTGGGGGCAGCTCGGGGCGACCCATTCGCAGACGTTCGAGGGCTGGTTCGCCCATGTTCCGGGGCTGATCGTGGCGATGCCCGGAACGCCGTACGACGCCAAGGGGATGCTCAAGAGCGCGATCCGCTCGGACAACCCGGTCGTCTTCATCGAGCACGCCCGGCTCTACGGGATGAAGGGCGAGGTGCCCGACGGCGAGTACACGCTGCCGTTCGGGGTCTCGGACGTCAAGCGGACGGGGAAGGACGTCACGATCGTCACCTGGTCGCGGATGCTGCAGGTGTCGCTGGCGGCTGCCGAGACATTGTCGAAGGAAGGGATCGAGTGTGAAGTGATCGACCTGCGCACGCTGCGCCCGCTCGATCTGGCGCCGGTCTACGCCTCGGTCGAGAAGACGCACCGGGTGCTGGTCGTCGAGGAGGACTGGACGACGCTCGGGATGGGGGCCGAGATTGCGGCGCGCATCGCCCACGACCGGTTCGACCAGCTCGACGCCCCGGTCGAGCGGCTGGGGCAGACCGAAGTGCCGGTGCCTTATGCGAAGAACCTCGAGGCGCTGATGTTCCCCGACGAGCCGCGCGTCGCCGAGACGGTCCGGAAGCTGATCGGGTGA
- a CDS encoding OmpA family protein, whose product MNMKWVGRILVPALGIALLANGCATNPDGSYAYQKTAIGALGGAALGAGVGALVGGKTHRGRNAAIGGLTGAVVGGGVGNYMDRKAAELKKNMPEAEVVRDGDKVYVALPSGILFDSGKDALKPAAQDSLAKAAATLKTSETNIVIQGHTDSSGSDAINQPLSERRANRVRDFLASNGVPGSKMTAIGYGSSRPVAPNDTKENMALNRRVQLEISPNATLQANQGSGLN is encoded by the coding sequence ATGAACATGAAATGGGTGGGCAGGATCCTGGTTCCCGCTCTGGGCATTGCGCTGCTGGCGAACGGCTGCGCGACCAACCCGGACGGCAGCTACGCATATCAGAAGACCGCGATCGGAGCACTGGGCGGGGCTGCGCTGGGCGCAGGCGTCGGGGCGCTGGTCGGCGGCAAGACGCACCGCGGTCGCAACGCGGCGATCGGCGGCCTGACGGGCGCCGTCGTCGGCGGCGGCGTCGGCAACTACATGGACCGCAAGGCGGCCGAGCTCAAGAAGAACATGCCCGAGGCCGAAGTCGTGCGGGACGGCGACAAGGTCTACGTCGCGCTGCCTTCCGGCATCCTGTTCGACTCCGGCAAGGACGCCCTCAAGCCCGCGGCGCAGGATTCGCTGGCCAAGGCCGCGGCCACGCTCAAAACCTCCGAGACCAACATCGTCATCCAGGGCCACACCGACTCGAGCGGTTCCGACGCGATCAACCAGCCGCTGAGCGAGCGGCGCGCCAACCGGGTCCGCGACTTCCTGGCCTCCAACGGCGTTCCCGGCTCGAAGATGACCGCGATCGGCTACGGCTCCTCGCGCCCGGTGGCGCCCAACGACACCAAGGAGAACATGGCGCTCAACCGCCGCGTCCAGCTCGAGATCAGCCCCAACGCCACGCTGCAGGCGAATCAGGGCAGCGGCCTCAACTAG
- a CDS encoding cation:proton antiporter, which translates to MQASPEFLANFAVVLCVAGITTVISSRLKLPVIFGYLVAGIIVGPYIPLPLSADPAMVRGLSELGVILLMFSLGLEFRLGKLARVGATSGVIAVIECSVMLWLGYAAGRLFGFSPLESFYAGAIIAISSTTIIIKAFQEARVGGTVSEIVFGVLIAEDLIAILLMTVLTAVSSGGSMTAAGLAATGGRLAAFIVGLLVAGLLVVPRMMRAVVRQRRPETTVVAAVGLCFASALLAHALGYSVALGAFIAGSLVAESGVEKLVQQLVEPVRDIFAAIFFVSVGMLIDPAIVGRHWGIAVAFTLLVVVGKFTGVTFGALLAGRGVRVSVQAGMSLAQIGEFSFIIAGIGLASGATRDFLYPVAVTVSAATTLLTPWLIRGSGAAATRIDRSLPHPLRTFLALYDGWLEQLQSRPKADGGDAAVRIRVRQIALDAIAALVILLGTLLLDARAGRAIASVVPFLAEGGRWIFFAVGFALSLPFLGGALRGIRLLVRMLVAHAMPEAEAGKLDMAAAPRRALVVTLQLGVVLLVGLPVLALVQPFITPLQGAALLMFALLLLGTAFWRSATNLEGHIRAVSEVIADVLSQQAHGGAEATDADRFRRLHEILPGLGNVASVAIDAESPAAGRSLAELNLGALTGATILVLMRGEERRLPTGKDMLAPGDVLALTGTPDAVAAARAMLLPGGRELRPPARPGT; encoded by the coding sequence TTGCAGGCCTCCCCCGAATTCCTCGCGAACTTCGCGGTGGTGCTCTGCGTCGCGGGTATCACCACCGTGATCTCCAGCCGGCTGAAGCTGCCGGTGATCTTCGGGTATCTCGTCGCCGGGATCATCGTCGGGCCGTACATCCCGCTCCCGCTGTCCGCCGATCCCGCCATGGTGCGCGGCCTTTCCGAGCTGGGCGTCATCCTGCTCATGTTCTCGCTCGGCCTCGAGTTCCGGCTCGGCAAGCTCGCCCGGGTCGGCGCGACCTCGGGCGTGATCGCGGTCATCGAGTGCAGCGTCATGCTCTGGCTCGGCTACGCCGCCGGGCGGCTGTTCGGATTCTCGCCCCTTGAAAGCTTCTACGCCGGCGCCATCATCGCTATCTCGAGCACCACGATCATCATCAAGGCATTCCAGGAAGCGCGCGTCGGGGGAACCGTTTCGGAGATCGTGTTCGGCGTGCTGATCGCCGAGGATCTGATCGCCATCCTGCTGATGACCGTCCTGACCGCCGTCTCCTCCGGCGGGTCGATGACGGCGGCGGGCCTCGCCGCGACGGGGGGGCGCCTCGCGGCGTTCATCGTCGGCCTCCTCGTTGCCGGGCTGCTCGTCGTCCCGCGAATGATGCGCGCGGTCGTCCGGCAGCGCCGCCCCGAGACCACGGTCGTCGCCGCGGTCGGCCTCTGCTTCGCTTCGGCGCTGCTGGCGCACGCGCTCGGCTATTCCGTGGCGCTGGGCGCCTTCATCGCCGGCTCCCTCGTCGCGGAATCGGGCGTCGAGAAGCTGGTTCAGCAGCTCGTCGAGCCGGTGCGCGACATCTTCGCCGCGATTTTTTTCGTCTCGGTCGGCATGCTGATCGACCCCGCCATCGTCGGCCGCCACTGGGGGATCGCCGTCGCGTTCACGCTGCTGGTAGTCGTGGGCAAGTTCACGGGAGTCACGTTCGGGGCGCTGCTGGCCGGGCGCGGCGTCCGGGTGTCCGTGCAGGCGGGCATGTCGCTCGCCCAGATCGGGGAATTCTCGTTCATCATCGCCGGGATCGGGCTGGCTTCCGGCGCGACGCGCGATTTCCTCTACCCGGTGGCGGTCACCGTCTCGGCGGCGACGACGCTGCTGACGCCCTGGCTCATCCGCGGCTCGGGGGCGGCGGCCACCCGGATCGACCGGTCGCTCCCGCATCCGCTGCGCACCTTTCTCGCACTTTACGACGGGTGGCTGGAACAGCTGCAGTCGCGTCCGAAGGCCGACGGCGGCGATGCAGCGGTCCGCATCCGGGTCCGGCAGATCGCGCTCGACGCCATCGCCGCACTCGTCATCCTTCTGGGGACCCTGCTTCTCGACGCCCGGGCGGGGAGGGCGATCGCGTCCGTCGTTCCGTTCCTCGCCGAAGGCGGGCGCTGGATCTTCTTCGCGGTCGGGTTCGCGCTTTCGCTGCCGTTCCTCGGCGGGGCGCTTCGCGGCATCCGCCTCCTCGTCCGGATGCTCGTGGCGCACGCCATGCCCGAGGCCGAGGCGGGCAAGCTCGACATGGCCGCTGCGCCGCGCCGGGCGCTCGTCGTCACGCTCCAGCTCGGCGTCGTCCTGCTGGTCGGGCTGCCGGTGCTCGCCCTGGTGCAGCCGTTCATCACGCCGCTCCAAGGCGCCGCCCTCCTCATGTTCGCACTGTTGCTGCTCGGGACCGCCTTCTGGCGCAGCGCGACGAACCTCGAGGGGCACATCCGCGCCGTCTCGGAGGTCATCGCGGACGTTCTGTCGCAGCAGGCGCACGGCGGCGCGGAGGCGACCGACGCGGACCGTTTCCGCCGCCTGCACGAGATCCTGCCCGGGCTGGGCAACGTGGCCTCGGTCGCGATCGACGCGGAAAGCCCGGCCGCAGGCCGGTCGCTCGCCGAGCTGAACCTGGGCGCGCTGACCGGCGCAACGATCCTGGTCCTGATGCGGGGGGAAGAAAGACGGCTTCCGACGGGGAAGGACATGCTGGCGCCCGGCGACGTGCTCGCCCTCACCGGCACCCCGGACGCGGTCGCGGCGGCGAGGGCGATGCTTTTGCCCGGGGGGCGCGAACTCAGGCCGCCGGCACGCCCCGGAACATGA
- a CDS encoding dihydrolipoamide acetyltransferase family protein yields the protein MPTNIIMPSLGFDMTEGKVAAWLAVEGARVEKRAAVVEIETEKATVEVEAAASGILSRIVVPAGQSVPVGTVIGIIAEAGEILSDATPATEASVAPTVPSPRVKASPIARRMAEEAGIDLAQVQGSGDGGRVMERDVQAAIAARGTAPPATAVLTHEGALAGAALPSPGTPVPLSRMRQAIARRMTESKTTAPHFYATVEVRMDEVMKRQHRTDPAAAAVAPFSVNDVVIAATARTLAGFPGLNASWRDGAVVTHPSIGIGIAVALDDGLVTPVLHDAEQKPLKTITAEAHALAERAHAGKLRPEDVTGGTFTISNMSMLGVDQFIAIINPPEAAILAVGAVVRRPVADGDAIRIAPVMRVTISVDHRVADGAMAARFLQQLRKRLESPADLFAG from the coding sequence GTGCCGACGAACATCATCATGCCGTCGTTGGGATTCGACATGACCGAGGGGAAGGTGGCCGCCTGGCTGGCGGTCGAGGGCGCCCGGGTCGAGAAGAGGGCGGCGGTCGTCGAGATCGAGACCGAGAAGGCGACGGTCGAGGTCGAGGCGGCGGCGTCCGGCATCCTCTCGAGGATCGTCGTCCCGGCGGGACAGAGCGTGCCGGTGGGCACCGTGATCGGCATCATCGCCGAGGCGGGGGAAATCCTGTCCGACGCGACACCCGCGACGGAAGCCTCGGTCGCACCGACCGTGCCGTCGCCCCGGGTCAAGGCGTCGCCCATCGCCCGCCGGATGGCGGAGGAGGCCGGGATCGACCTCGCACAGGTTCAGGGGAGCGGCGACGGCGGCCGCGTGATGGAGCGCGACGTCCAGGCGGCGATCGCGGCCCGCGGGACGGCGCCCCCGGCGACTGCGGTCCTCACGCACGAGGGAGCGCTTGCCGGCGCCGCCCTACCCTCGCCCGGGACGCCCGTCCCGCTGAGCCGGATGCGGCAGGCGATCGCGCGCCGGATGACCGAGAGCAAGACGACTGCGCCCCACTTCTACGCGACGGTCGAGGTCCGGATGGACGAGGTGATGAAGCGCCAGCACCGGACCGACCCGGCTGCCGCCGCCGTCGCGCCCTTTTCCGTCAACGACGTTGTGATCGCCGCCACGGCGCGGACGCTGGCCGGCTTCCCGGGGCTGAACGCCTCATGGCGCGACGGCGCCGTCGTGACCCATCCGAGCATCGGCATCGGCATCGCGGTCGCCCTTGACGACGGGCTGGTGACCCCGGTGCTCCACGACGCCGAGCAAAAGCCGCTCAAAACGATCACGGCCGAGGCGCACGCGCTGGCCGAGCGCGCCCACGCCGGGAAGCTGCGCCCCGAGGACGTGACAGGCGGCACCTTCACGATCTCGAACATGAGCATGCTGGGCGTCGACCAGTTCATCGCGATCATCAACCCGCCGGAGGCGGCGATCCTGGCGGTCGGGGCGGTCGTGCGACGTCCTGTCGCCGACGGCGACGCGATCCGGATCGCGCCGGTCATGCGGGTGACGATCTCGGTCGACCACCGGGTGGCCGACGGCGCGATGGCCGCCCGCTTCCTGCAGCAGCTCCGCAAGCGGCTCGAAAGCCCGGCCGACCTCTTCGCCGGCTGA
- the acnA gene encoding aconitate hydratase AcnA, whose amino-acid sequence MDDSSRNSFGSRDTLTVGDAAYRIYRLDALERQGVGSGPRLPFSLRILLENLLRHEDGTTVTRDDIVALANWSPNDPGRGEIAYRPARVLLQDFTGVPALVDLAALRDAARRMGGDPGRINPRMPSDLVIDHSVQVDRFASPDAFEANVTREYERNGERYAFLRWGQTAFAGLRVVPPGTGICHQVNLEYLASVVFRQDEGGTVVACPDTVVGTDSHTPMVNGLGVVGWGVGGIEAEAAMLGQPVSMLVPDVVGVRLSGALRPGVTATDLVLAVTQLLRKKGVVGKFVEFYGQGLSALSVADRATISNMAPEYGATIGYFPVDAETLAYLRFTGRPEAQVALVEAYCKAQGLFRTDETPAPVYSDTLALDLSVITPCLAGPRRPQDRVSLPEAKKIFLDALAEWDKSRKGGLPAPRSREVEHEGETFTLRDGSVVIAAVTSCTNTSNPTVMMAAGLLARKAVERGLSRAPWVKTSLAPGSKVVTRYLDRAGLTPYLEKLGFHLVGYGCTTCIGNSGPLPPPIDAAIREGDLVVCSVLSGNRNFEGRIHPASRANYLASPPLVIAYALAGRMDIDLGTDPLGVDNDGKPVYLRELWPSPEEVTFAVRAAVDREMFLEEYANVFAGDDRWKGLPVPAADTFSWDPASTYVKEPPYFVGLPVEPVAPGDIRGARVLAMLGDSVTTDHISPAGDIPESSPAGRYLLEHGIAKVDFNSYGSRRGNHEVMMRGTFANIRLRNALAPGTEGGVTVHLPSGEPATIFDAAMRYSEEKTPLVILAGKEYGSGSSRDWAAKGPKLLGVVAVIAESFERIHRSNLVGMGLLPLQFEAGQNAATLGLTGRETFTIEGIAAGLSPRARLTVRAAEGGREIVFAAIARIDTPEEIHYHRHGGILPFVLRRLAGA is encoded by the coding sequence ATGGACGATTCGAGCCGAAACAGCTTCGGATCACGCGACACGTTGACGGTCGGCGACGCTGCCTATCGCATCTACAGGCTGGACGCGCTCGAACGGCAGGGGGTCGGGAGCGGCCCGCGCCTCCCCTTCTCGCTCCGCATCCTGCTCGAAAACCTGCTGCGCCACGAGGATGGGACCACCGTCACCCGCGACGACATCGTCGCACTCGCGAACTGGTCGCCGAACGACCCCGGGCGCGGCGAGATCGCCTACCGGCCCGCCCGCGTCCTGCTTCAGGACTTCACGGGCGTCCCCGCCCTGGTCGACCTGGCCGCCCTGCGCGACGCCGCCCGCCGGATGGGAGGCGACCCGGGCCGGATCAATCCGCGGATGCCCTCCGACCTCGTCATCGACCATTCCGTGCAAGTCGACCGCTTTGCGTCGCCCGACGCGTTCGAGGCGAACGTCACCCGCGAATATGAGCGGAATGGCGAACGGTATGCGTTTTTGCGCTGGGGGCAAACGGCTTTCGCCGGATTGCGGGTCGTTCCCCCCGGCACCGGGATCTGCCATCAGGTCAATCTCGAGTACCTCGCTTCGGTCGTCTTCCGCCAGGACGAGGGCGGGACGGTCGTCGCCTGTCCCGACACGGTCGTCGGCACCGACTCGCACACCCCGATGGTCAACGGGCTCGGCGTGGTCGGCTGGGGGGTCGGCGGGATCGAAGCCGAGGCGGCGATGCTGGGGCAACCGGTGTCGATGCTCGTCCCCGACGTCGTCGGCGTCCGGCTGAGCGGCGCCCTGCGCCCCGGCGTGACCGCAACCGACCTCGTCCTGGCCGTCACGCAGCTTTTGCGGAAAAAGGGCGTCGTCGGCAAGTTCGTCGAGTTCTACGGCCAGGGGCTCTCGGCGCTCTCCGTCGCCGATCGCGCCACGATCTCGAACATGGCGCCCGAGTACGGCGCGACCATCGGATATTTTCCCGTCGACGCGGAGACGCTCGCCTACCTCCGCTTCACCGGGCGGCCCGAGGCGCAGGTCGCCCTGGTCGAGGCATACTGCAAGGCGCAAGGGCTGTTCCGGACCGACGAGACGCCCGCCCCCGTCTATTCCGACACGCTGGCGCTCGACCTCTCCGTCATCACCCCCTGCCTCGCGGGGCCTCGCCGGCCGCAGGACCGGGTGTCGCTGCCCGAAGCGAAGAAAATCTTCCTCGACGCGCTGGCCGAATGGGACAAAAGCCGAAAGGGCGGGCTACCGGCCCCGAGAAGCCGCGAAGTCGAACACGAAGGCGAGACCTTCACGCTCCGGGACGGCTCGGTCGTCATCGCCGCCGTCACGAGTTGCACCAATACCTCCAACCCGACCGTGATGATGGCCGCGGGGCTGCTGGCCCGGAAGGCGGTCGAGCGGGGCCTCTCCCGGGCGCCCTGGGTCAAGACCAGCCTCGCGCCCGGTTCGAAGGTCGTCACGCGCTACCTCGACCGCGCAGGGCTGACCCCCTACCTCGAAAAGCTGGGGTTCCACCTGGTCGGCTACGGCTGCACGACCTGCATCGGCAACTCGGGACCTCTCCCCCCTCCGATCGACGCGGCGATCCGGGAGGGCGACCTCGTCGTCTGCTCGGTGCTCTCGGGCAACCGCAACTTCGAGGGGCGGATCCATCCGGCTTCCCGCGCCAACTACCTCGCCTCTCCTCCGCTTGTCATCGCCTACGCGCTGGCCGGACGGATGGACATCGACCTCGGCACCGACCCGCTCGGCGTCGACAACGACGGCAAGCCGGTCTACCTCCGGGAGTTGTGGCCCTCGCCCGAGGAAGTGACCTTCGCCGTCCGGGCCGCGGTCGACCGCGAGATGTTCCTCGAGGAATACGCCAACGTCTTCGCGGGCGACGATCGGTGGAAGGGGCTCCCGGTCCCGGCCGCCGACACCTTCTCCTGGGACCCGGCGTCCACCTACGTCAAGGAGCCGCCCTACTTCGTCGGGCTGCCCGTCGAACCGGTTGCGCCAGGCGACATCCGGGGCGCGCGCGTCCTGGCGATGCTCGGCGATTCGGTGACGACCGACCACATCTCCCCCGCGGGCGACATCCCGGAATCAAGCCCGGCGGGGCGCTACCTGCTGGAACACGGCATCGCCAAGGTCGACTTCAACTCCTACGGCAGCCGTCGCGGCAACCACGAGGTGATGATGCGCGGCACCTTCGCGAACATCCGGTTGCGCAACGCGCTCGCCCCCGGCACGGAAGGGGGAGTAACGGTCCACCTGCCCTCCGGCGAACCCGCAACCATCTTCGACGCCGCGATGCGCTATTCAGAGGAAAAGACGCCGCTCGTCATTCTGGCGGGGAAGGAATACGGCTCCGGCTCCTCGCGCGACTGGGCGGCCAAGGGCCCTAAGCTTCTGGGCGTGGTCGCCGTGATCGCCGAGAGCTTCGAGCGCATCCACCGGAGCAACCTGGTCGGGATGGGGCTGCTGCCGCTCCAGTTCGAAGCGGGACAAAATGCCGCAACGCTCGGCCTGACGGGACGCGAGACCTTCACGATCGAGGGGATCGCGGCGGGGCTGTCGCCCCGGGCGCGGCTGACGGTGCGGGCCGCCGAAGGGGGCCGCGAGATCGTTTTCGCGGCGATCGCCCGGATCGATACGCCGGAGGAGATCCATTACCATCGGCACGGGGGCATCCTGCCCTTCGTCCTGCGCCGTCTCGCGGGAGCGTAG
- the tkt gene encoding transketolase — protein sequence MTSVSNDPVAVRAINTIRFLSADAVQKANSGHPGTPMALAPLAYLLFTRYLRYNPRNPDWAGRDRFILSCGHASMLLYSLLHLTGYDVSMDDLKAFRQWGSLTPGHPEAGHTPGVEVTTGPLGQGISNAVGMAMAARFTAQRYHRPGHDFVPQRIVTICSDGDLMEGISSEASSLAGVHALSNLVAFWDDNKITIEGSTDLAFREDVAARYRAYGWNVLRVENGDTDLDGLCAAIDAAFAEKGRPTLVAVRTTIGYGSPHKANSHDAHGAPLGAAEVALTKEALGWPAEPTFLVPDDIRAHFRQAIDRGEALERDWRLRIFAYQKDFPQLALDFERTLQGDLPEGWEETLPTFPVEGGAMATRSASGQVINAIAAKIPELIGGSADLAPSNETNIKGGGDFFPETPGGRNMHFGVREHAMGAILNGMSRYGGVIPFGGTFLIFSDYVRPAIRLAAIMKTRVIYVFTHDSIGVGEDGPTHQPVEHLAALRVMPNVSVFRPADANETAACWKMALERADGPSLLCLSRQKLPTLPPETVYGQGNVYRGGYICMEGSGKAPAVVLIATGSEVSVAVGARALLEAEGVSTRVVSMPCQEVFEAQPKEFRDAVIPPAVKARVSVEAAASFGWERFVGDAGASVALDHFGASAPGDRIFAEFGFTAENVANTARGVLSRLA from the coding sequence GTGACGTCCGTATCGAACGACCCGGTCGCGGTCCGCGCGATCAACACGATCCGTTTTCTGTCCGCAGATGCCGTCCAGAAGGCCAACTCCGGTCACCCGGGGACGCCGATGGCGCTGGCGCCGCTCGCCTACCTGCTCTTCACGCGCTACCTGCGCTACAACCCTCGCAATCCCGACTGGGCCGGACGCGATCGCTTCATCCTGTCGTGCGGCCACGCCTCGATGCTGCTCTACTCGTTGCTCCATCTGACCGGCTACGACGTCTCGATGGACGACCTCAAGGCGTTCCGCCAGTGGGGGAGCCTGACGCCGGGGCATCCCGAGGCCGGGCATACACCGGGCGTCGAGGTGACGACGGGCCCGCTCGGGCAGGGCATCTCCAACGCGGTGGGCATGGCGATGGCCGCCCGCTTCACGGCGCAGCGCTATCACCGTCCCGGGCACGACTTCGTGCCGCAACGGATCGTGACGATCTGCTCCGACGGCGACCTGATGGAAGGGATCTCCTCCGAAGCCTCTTCCCTGGCCGGGGTGCATGCGCTCTCCAACCTGGTGGCGTTCTGGGACGACAACAAGATCACGATCGAGGGGTCGACCGACCTGGCGTTCCGCGAGGACGTCGCGGCACGCTATCGTGCCTACGGCTGGAACGTGCTCCGGGTCGAGAACGGCGATACCGACCTCGACGGGCTGTGCGCCGCGATCGACGCGGCGTTTGCCGAGAAGGGGCGTCCCACGCTGGTGGCGGTCCGGACGACGATCGGGTACGGGTCCCCCCACAAGGCCAACAGCCATGATGCGCACGGCGCGCCGCTCGGCGCGGCCGAGGTCGCCCTGACCAAGGAGGCGCTGGGATGGCCGGCCGAGCCGACGTTCCTGGTGCCCGACGACATCCGGGCGCATTTCCGCCAGGCGATCGACCGGGGCGAGGCGCTCGAGCGCGACTGGCGGCTCCGGATCTTCGCGTACCAGAAAGATTTCCCGCAACTGGCGCTCGATTTCGAGCGGACACTGCAGGGCGACCTTCCGGAAGGGTGGGAAGAGACGCTGCCGACGTTCCCCGTCGAGGGGGGCGCGATGGCCACGCGCAGCGCATCGGGCCAGGTGATCAACGCGATCGCGGCGAAGATTCCCGAGCTGATCGGCGGATCGGCCGACCTGGCGCCGTCCAACGAGACGAACATCAAGGGCGGCGGCGACTTCTTCCCCGAGACGCCCGGCGGCCGGAACATGCACTTCGGCGTCCGCGAGCATGCCATGGGCGCCATCCTCAACGGGATGTCGCGTTACGGGGGCGTGATTCCGTTCGGCGGCACCTTCCTCATCTTCTCCGATTACGTCCGCCCCGCCATCCGGTTGGCGGCGATCATGAAGACCCGCGTCATCTACGTGTTCACCCACGACTCGATCGGGGTGGGCGAGGACGGACCGACGCACCAGCCGGTCGAGCATCTCGCGGCCTTGCGGGTGATGCCCAACGTGTCCGTGTTCCGCCCGGCCGACGCCAACGAGACGGCGGCGTGCTGGAAGATGGCGCTCGAGCGGGCCGACGGCCCGAGCCTCCTGTGTCTGTCGCGCCAGAAACTGCCGACGCTGCCGCCCGAGACTGTCTACGGGCAAGGGAACGTCTATCGCGGCGGATACATCTGTATGGAAGGAAGCGGGAAGGCGCCCGCGGTCGTCCTGATCGCGACCGGCTCCGAGGTTTCGGTGGCCGTCGGCGCCCGGGCGCTGCTCGAAGCCGAGGGGGTGTCAACGCGGGTGGTCAGCATGCCTTGCCAGGAAGTCTTCGAGGCGCAGCCGAAGGAATTCCGCGACGCGGTGATCCCTCCGGCGGTCAAGGCGCGGGTGTCGGTCGAGGCGGCCGCGTCTTTCGGGTGGGAACGGTTCGTCGGCGACGCGGGGGCGAGCGTGGCGCTCGACCATTTCGGCGCCTCGGCGCCGGGCGACCGGATCTTCGCCGAATTCGGCTTCACGGCCGAGAACGTGGCAAACACGGCGCGCGGCGTCCTGTCGCGACTGGCTTGA